Below is a genomic region from Mesorhizobium sp. NZP2298.
GTCGTAGACGGCATCCTCATGGGGGACCCAACTCTCCTGAACCAGGAGGCATTTCATGCCGATCTTGGCGGCAACGGCGGCGACCATGCGCGTGTGGTTGGACTGCACGCCGCCGATGGTGACGAGGGTATCGGCATCCGACGCGATCGCGTCAGGGATGATGTATTCGAGCTTGCGCAGCTTGTTGCCGCCGAACGCCAGACCGGAGTTGCAGTCCTCGCGTTTGGCGTAGATCTCCACCTTGCCGCCCAGATGCTTGCCGAGCCGGTCGAGCTTCTCGATGGGTGTGGGTCCAAAGGTGAGCGGGTAACGCGCGAATTTTTTCAGCATTTTCTCTCCGGCGATGATCATTCAGCTGAAATAGCCACGCAAAACTCGTTCCATAAGCGTTGCTTGGATTGGTCGGCCGCGCTCTTCGACCTCCCATCAGGGCCTTGGGGATTTCCAGCGCTTTCCTTGCGATTGAAAGGACGCGATCCACATGCCGGCATGCTGCGATGAGGCGACCATCCCTAGGACCAAAGACGACAAGCGGTCGGCATCTGCGTTTTTGCCAGCTTTGCGAGCGCAGCCAGACCGCCAAACCAACAGAACTTCGATAAAAACGCAGTGGCTCTTGTTTGCGGTTGGATCGGCAGAACCGCACAGTTGCTGAGGCGAGTTCTGGGAGGCGATTTTTGTGGCGCTCAACGCCTCACAGAAATTTCCGCTGCTCGATCGAAGTGCTCGTCTACCTGATCAAAACGGGTGCCAATGCCCTCGAAAGGCTGGCCTCGCCGCGGCCGTAAGTCGCCGGATTGTAGTTGACGAGCGTGTCGGTCCTAGCCGTATCCAGCAACTGATTAGCTATCTGTGTCGGTGTTGCTGACGTGAATTTGCTGCCCAGAATGGCGGCATAGCCTGCAACCACGGGTGCCGCGACAGACGTGCCGGATAGCCCAATCTTGTCACTATCGACCCCCACAGTCAGGAACTGGTTCTGCACCTCCGAATCTGAACCGGCGTAATTCGAATAGGAGGCGAGCTTTGCCTTGTTTTCGGGAGTGCCATTGCGCTCTAGCGCACCCACAAAGATTGCCGATTGCTTCCCAATCAGGTCGAGAGAAAGGAAATCAATATCCCCATCGGCAAGGGTATCTACCGCTACGGACCCGTTGCCGGCTGCCTTTGTGAAGACCGCAGCACCCGCCCGAGCCGCATCGACAATCGACTGCTCAAGCCGGTACCCGCTCACTGGTTCCTCAAGGCCATAGCTCAGATTAATGACATTGAGGCCCTGCTTCAGCGTGAGCGGAACTTGTTCCGAAAAGTCAAGCTCGGTTATGTTTGCGCCAGGCGCGACCATGCCGGCTGCTTGAGCGACCCACTGCCCATGTTGCCGCCATTGGGAGCCATGGCCGAGATCCCCCTCCTGTCCCATGTTACTTGTGAAGTCATCTATGACAGTTACCGACACGCCAGACCCATTATAGCCCGAGGCCCATGCTGCGCCGACGTCCGGGCTCATCCAGCAAAAGGTGCCATCGGCATTTTGTGGGCAACGCGAGCTGCTGCCGTCCATGGCTGGCCTTGCAGCTCCTCCATCGCCGGCGAGCCTGGATTGGAGGTCATCGGCGAAACCGGGTGGTGCCGACGTCCATAGGACAAGACTGGCAAGGTACGCCACCGGCAACAATCGCTTTATCTGCATTCAACTCTCCTGTTTGAACTGTTCTTCATCAACAAGACGAAGCATTTCACCATGGCTAGAACACCTCTGAACCAGAGACCGATGTTCAGCGGATTCAGATGAGCGTTCGCCAGGTATTTCAACGTGTCCGCCAGCTGGAGCAGCGACGCCACAGACGGCAATTCACAGCCTGGGCGCCGCGATCCACCCACGTTCGGACGCATGAGGGTAGGGTGGCAGTCTAGTGGATCGAAACGGGTGCCAGCGCCCTCGAAAGGCTGGCTTCGCCGCGGCCGTAAGTCGCCGGATTGTAGTTGACGAGCGTATCGGTCCTGGCTGTATCCAGCAGCTGATTAGTAATCTGTGTCGGAGTTGCGGACGTGAACTTGCTGCCAAGGATGGCGGCATAGCCTGCAACCACAGGTGCCGCATAAGACGTGCCGTATAGGCCAGTCTTGTCACCCTCGACACCCACGGTCAGGAACTGGTTCCGCACCTCGGGGTTTGAGCCGGGATAATTCGAGTATCGGGCCAGCCGCGTCTTGTTCCCGGGAGTGCCATTATGGTCGAGCGCACCCATGAAGATTGCCGATGGCGCCCCGATCAGCCCGAGGGTTAGCCCATCGAAATCCCCTTCGTGCGGCCTACCTACCTCGTTGCTGTAGTTGTCGGCACTCTTTGTGACGATGGCAGTGCCCGCCCAGGCGGCATCGACGATCGCCTGCTCGCGCGGATGCTGGCTCAGTGGCTCTATAATGCGGTAGCTTGCATTGATGATATTGAGGCCGTCCTGCAGCCCGATCGAAGACCCCTCGAGATAGTCATACTTGAATATGTTTGCGCCAGGGGCGACCATGCCGGCAATTTCAGCGACCCAATCTCCATGTCGCTGCCTCTGCGTACCGCGACCGAGGTCTGCATCAAATGGCTGTTCCTTGAAATCATCTATGACATTTATCGATACGCCGGAACCGATAAAGCCTGATGTCCATGCTTCACCAACATCTGGGCTCATCCAGCAGAATGTGCCGTCGGCATTTTGTGGACAGCCCGAGCTACTGCTTTCCGCGGCTGGAGTACCGGTCGTTCCTTTGCGGCTGATACCGGCATCGAGATCACCCGCGAAACCGGGTGCAGCCAACAGGCACGCTATAAGACCGACAACGAAACCTGCCGGGAACAATTGTGTTTTGTGCATAATAGACTTCCTGTCTGGATTGTTCTTCATCAACGAAATGTACCGCCTATGCCTTTCCCTATCTCTAGAATTCACCCCTGAACCGGAGATCGACTTTCAATCGGCTTGGATTGATGTTTGCCATATATTTCAGCGTGTCCGCAGGCCGGAGTTGCGACGCGGCCAGACGGCAATTCACTGTCTGGAAGCCGCCGACGGCGCCATAGTCAGCCGTGCAAGGTCGTTCCGTCAGGTTCCCGCCCAAAATCGAACTGACGGTGAGAGAAAGCGTCGTGGACGGTGTCGGTCGCTTTTGCAGAATAAGGCCGAGTTTCACACCTGGCTCGATTCGGACCTTTTCGGCATGTTGGCCGGTGCTCGCACCCCACAGGAGACCGAAATCATCCGACAGCTGCGTCAACATTTCGAATCGCATGTCGATCCATTTGCTATGGTACCACTTGTCGAAAGACACTTTGGTACCGCCCGACAGCTCGTATCCGCCTTGTTCCAGATGGTTGGCGGCCGCGGTTAGCTCCGAACCCTGGTAAATGCCGACAAGGCTGGTCTCCTGTCCGTTCGCAGTTATCGGGCTGGCGAAGAATGCCATCACGAACAGGACGTAACTCGCCGACCGTATGCACATCTGCAACCCCCATCGTTGGATCCGCCAGCAAATCATGTGATCGACACGCGTACTGCAGTCCCTTGCCGCATGTTCAAACCACACGGAGGGTCCAGCCGCAGACGCATGGCCGCCAGCGGCCAACGTGTTCATTCGCAACAAATCTGTGATCTCCCGTCCTTCAATTTCGCCCGAGCCATCTCTTCGCTCTCCCTGGCAAGCAGCTCCCGCCCTCTCAACGGAAGCGAGCAAAATTCATGCCGATCTAGATGACGGCGCCATAGAAGGAATAGTATGTTTGTTTTCAGCGGCTTAGACAAAACGTCCAAGACGCCGGCCAACCAAGGCCGTGTCGTCGAACCGACAAAGCCGACACAATTGCCGGATATCGACGAACACGCTGAGCGGGAACCCTCCCGCATGGCAACACTCCCTTCTCGCTCCAGCCATGCGTCGGAGAGCCTCGAAACGGCTTTCATTTTCCATTCGACGCAATCCTCTTCAGTCGGACATTGCGCCGCCCAATTTGAAGTTCTGTACGCGAATCGTCTGAAAAGGCACGCCCGGCAGAGACGGAGCTCCCTGCCGGGCCGGGTTCGCCTTGGGAGGCGGCGTAAGCTAGCGACTTTCGTGGCGGTGGGACCACTCAATCCGTGCGTTTTGCGCAGTAACGAGCATCTGCCGTGCCAAGCCAAAAGCATTTAAAAAACACCCGAGAGTCAGCTTCCTCTACGTTGCGTACCCGACATTGTCGGCTATCGGACAATGCCGAACGAGGCCTCTCGGCATCGACCTACACCTTAACCAGAGCGCACTCACCAGGCTGTTCGATGCCATTTCGACCTGGCGAACTGGTGGTGACCGGGTTTTAGCTCCGAACTGTTCGCAGGCTGACGGACAGGGCGGATGTTTACCTTCAATGCAGAGGGCGCGGCCACGAGAGACGGCGCGGCGAATGTGGCGGGCAGATCGCGAGGATCGCCACAGTCGGCATGGCCGCGCCGTAGGCCAATCAGCCCTTCGGCGACCTCGCGATGTAACGCCCCAGCAAGTGAGCCGTCGAGGCCACGAAGAACGAAGGTTAGACGCGTTATTCCGGCTTTGGCCCAGACTTAGTTCATTGAGGCACTCGAGCGCCCTCAGGCGGTGCTTCGAAACAGCGCGGGCCAGGTCGCCTCGGCACGGAGGTAAATAGGGTGCAAGATATCCGCGCGGCAGCGGGCGACAGCAGGCCCGTCGCACGACATGGCAATGCCAAGAGCTCGAGCGGCGATACGGCGATGTCGCCGAGGATGCGGACAGCAGTTCGAGGATCAACACATCCGGCAGACTGGCAAATCAGCAGCCTTATATCTGTCCACCCTCAGGGCCGCACTCCAGATCGGCGTCCACTTATTGCCTCCGCTTGCATAAGCGCGACGAGGAGCGCTCGCCGGGCGGAGCTGGTCGGGTTGCGCAGCCCGGCGAGTGCGGATTGTTTGGGCGGTGGGCGCGTCAGGCGCGGTTCTTGAGGCTCATCATACGGCTGTGGCAGAGCCGGACATGTGCCGCCTTCACACATGTTAAGTTTTCCGGCGCTTCGTTCGCCTTCGAGATGAAGCAACCCGCGTGCAGCGCGCTGCGATCGACTACCATTGCCCGGAGAACCGAAACTGCATTCCCCTGGCGTTAGAACGATGAGAATGCCGTCGCCTTCGACCATACCAGGCCATGACCTCAATAATCAAACTTGAACAAAGTGACGAATCTGAGCTCTGATCTTGTTACGGCGCCTCAAGGGAGGAGCAGCGATATGCCGAGCGTTTGATTGCGCTGTGGCACATCTTGAGCTTCATTCCTATGCTCATCGTCGCGCGACTGGTACCGAACTTCCTGGGACCCATCGAAAAGCTCAGCGCCTTGCCCGGCTTTGCCAGCGGAGCTGGATCGCCAAATCAGAAAGAGCACACTTGCGAAATAAACCATCTGGAGCAGCAGCGAG
It encodes:
- a CDS encoding S8/S53 family peptidase, whose protein sequence is MKNNPDRKSIMHKTQLFPAGFVVGLIACLLAAPGFAGDLDAGISRKGTTGTPAAESSSSGCPQNADGTFCWMSPDVGEAWTSGFIGSGVSINVIDDFKEQPFDADLGRGTQRQRHGDWVAEIAGMVAPGANIFKYDYLEGSSIGLQDGLNIINASYRIIEPLSQHPREQAIVDAAWAGTAIVTKSADNYSNEVGRPHEGDFDGLTLGLIGAPSAIFMGALDHNGTPGNKTRLARYSNYPGSNPEVRNQFLTVGVEGDKTGLYGTSYAAPVVAGYAAILGSKFTSATPTQITNQLLDTARTDTLVNYNPATYGRGEASLSRALAPVSIH
- a CDS encoding S8/S53 family peptidase, producing the protein MQIKRLLPVAYLASLVLWTSAPPGFADDLQSRLAGDGGAARPAMDGSSSRCPQNADGTFCWMSPDVGAAWASGYNGSGVSVTVIDDFTSNMGQEGDLGHGSQWRQHGQWVAQAAGMVAPGANITELDFSEQVPLTLKQGLNVINLSYGLEEPVSGYRLEQSIVDAARAGAAVFTKAAGNGSVAVDTLADGDIDFLSLDLIGKQSAIFVGALERNGTPENKAKLASYSNYAGSDSEVQNQFLTVGVDSDKIGLSGTSVAAPVVAGYAAILGSKFTSATPTQIANQLLDTARTDTLVNYNPATYGRGEASLSRALAPVLIR
- a CDS encoding exopolysaccharide production repressor protein, translating into MIFCRLLALLLCGTAATVYFASQSIRLTVVATLACSLLLQMVYFASVLFLIWRSSSAGKAGQGAELFDGSQEVRYQSRDDEHRNEAQDVPQRNQTLGISLLLP